One genomic window of Bacillus mycoides includes the following:
- a CDS encoding AI-2E family transporter yields MQIKNLFQSKGFQRLIVLVLLALILYGMQSMLNLILITFMLTYLMDRFQKFISRKLDHFMPINRKIIIALLYVMLVAGIAITLFKYLPVLTIQISQLIYQFNVFLRNPPDSELIKYAVNAVNHMELSKYVGQGVDILYKSITNVGKFGLQVLLSVILSLFFLLEKARIVAFTSKFKESRLAIFYNEIEYFGKKFARSFGKVIEAQFLIAIVNCVLSVIALWILGFPQLLGLALMIFLLGLIPVAGVIISLFPLCMIAYNIGGIMYVVYIVVIVTVIHALESYVLNPKFMSQKTNLPIFYTFMVLIFSEHFLGVWGLIIGIPIFIFLLDVLDVTSDETEKDFSKK; encoded by the coding sequence ATGCAAATAAAAAACCTGTTTCAAAGCAAAGGATTTCAGAGGTTAATCGTATTAGTATTACTTGCTCTCATATTGTATGGGATGCAAAGTATGTTAAATTTAATTTTAATTACGTTTATGTTGACGTATTTAATGGATCGATTCCAAAAGTTTATTTCTCGTAAATTAGATCATTTCATGCCAATTAATCGGAAAATTATTATAGCGCTTTTATATGTAATGTTAGTGGCGGGAATTGCCATTACGCTATTTAAATATTTACCGGTATTAACAATACAAATTTCACAATTGATTTATCAATTCAATGTATTTTTAAGAAATCCACCTGATAGTGAATTAATTAAGTATGCAGTTAATGCTGTGAATCATATGGAGCTTTCTAAATATGTAGGGCAAGGCGTAGACATTTTGTATAAATCTATTACGAATGTTGGGAAATTTGGCCTTCAAGTTTTACTTTCTGTAATTTTAAGCTTATTTTTCTTACTTGAAAAAGCACGTATCGTTGCTTTTACTTCGAAATTTAAAGAAAGTCGACTTGCAATTTTTTATAACGAAATAGAGTATTTCGGAAAGAAATTTGCACGTTCATTCGGAAAAGTAATCGAAGCACAATTTTTAATTGCAATTGTTAACTGTGTTTTATCTGTTATCGCATTATGGATATTAGGATTCCCTCAATTACTAGGTTTAGCGTTAATGATTTTCTTGCTTGGTTTAATTCCAGTGGCGGGTGTTATTATCTCGTTATTCCCACTCTGTATGATTGCTTACAATATCGGCGGTATTATGTATGTCGTTTATATTGTAGTTATCGTAACAGTAATTCATGCGCTTGAAAGCTATGTATTAAATCCGAAGTTTATGTCACAAAAAACAAATTTACCAATCTTCTACACATTTATGGTGTTAATCTTTTCTGAGCATTTCTTAGGTGTATGGGGGCTTATTATCGGTATCCCAATCTTCATATTCTTATTAGATGTTTTAGATGTGACAAGTGATGAAACTGAGAAGGATTTTTCTAAAAAATAA
- a CDS encoding SDR family NAD(P)-dependent oxidoreductase, with product MKKALVLGASGSMGYAIVKELCSRGIHVVAFARNKEKLEILFSGEENVKVVAGDVFIQEDIMEAAKGVDIIFHAVNIPYSDWEKKQPKLLKNILEVARYYDSKLGIVDNIYAYGRQGEEPVVEEVKKAPHTKKGKIRLQLEMMAKQARVQMFIAHFPDFYGPNAESTLVHHTLNGVLANKLSSFVGDKKIAREYIFTPDGAKAMIELALRDEAYGQNWNIPGYGVITGEEMIQHIQELTGYTKPVITVKKGMINLIGLFDKQMKEFVEMLYLTENPVVLSGEKYERYIGIVPRTSYYEGLKRTIVHIKENCI from the coding sequence ATGAAAAAAGCTTTAGTGCTAGGAGCATCTGGATCAATGGGGTATGCAATTGTAAAAGAATTATGTAGCAGAGGAATTCATGTAGTGGCCTTTGCGAGGAATAAAGAGAAATTAGAGATATTATTTTCTGGAGAAGAAAATGTGAAAGTTGTAGCGGGAGATGTATTTATACAGGAGGATATAATGGAAGCTGCGAAAGGCGTTGATATTATATTTCATGCTGTAAACATTCCATATTCAGATTGGGAGAAGAAGCAACCAAAATTATTAAAAAATATATTAGAAGTAGCAAGGTATTACGACAGTAAGTTAGGGATAGTTGATAATATTTATGCGTATGGGAGGCAAGGGGAAGAACCTGTAGTGGAAGAAGTTAAAAAGGCACCACATACGAAGAAAGGGAAAATTCGGTTACAACTAGAGATGATGGCAAAACAGGCTCGTGTACAAATGTTTATTGCACATTTTCCTGATTTTTATGGTCCAAATGCAGAAAGTACACTTGTTCATCATACTTTAAATGGGGTACTTGCAAATAAGTTATCAAGCTTTGTTGGAGATAAAAAGATTGCTCGTGAATATATTTTCACACCAGATGGTGCAAAAGCAATGATTGAATTAGCCTTACGTGATGAGGCCTATGGACAAAATTGGAACATACCAGGTTATGGTGTCATTACAGGTGAAGAGATGATTCAACATATACAAGAATTAACGGGATATACAAAACCAGTAATTACAGTAAAAAAAGGTATGATAAATTTAATTGGACTATTTGATAAGCAGATGAAAGAATTCGTGGAAATGCTATATTTGACAGAAAATCCTGTTGTATTAAGCGGAGAGAAATATGAGAGGTATATTGGAATTGTGCCTAGAACTTCCTATTATGAAGGATTAAAGAGAACGATTGTGCACATAAAAGAAAATTGTATATAA
- a CDS encoding ABC-F family ATP-binding cassette domain-containing protein → MSLLTVEKLGHTFGDRTLFKDVSMRLLAGEHVGLVGANGVGKSTFMNIITGQLIHDEGRVEWTPGTNYSYLDQHTILTPGRTIRDVLADAFLPLFEKEKALNEVAEKMGTATPEELEALLEEMAEIQDALEAGGFYLLDMKIEEAARGLGIDAIGLDRDVSALSGGQRTKVLLAKLLLEQPEVLLLDEPTNYLDVEHIHWLTNYLKEYPHAFLLISHDTEFMNKCVDVIFHLEFTKMTRYTATYEKFLELAEINKNQHINAYEKQKEFIKKQEDFIAKNKARYSTTGRAKSRQKQLDRMERIDRPETAIKPEFSFKECRASSRFVFEGEDVEIGYTHPLLPKLTMTIERGEKIAIVGCNGVGKSTLLKTILGKIKPLSGKTSLGDFLEPAYFEQEVKADNITPIDDVWNTFPSMDQHQVRAMLAKCGLKNEHISRPLNQLSGGEQAKVRLCKLMGEESNWILFDEPTNHLDVTAKEELQKALKAYKGTILLVCHEPEFYEGWITKTWNVEEWSQNNS, encoded by the coding sequence ATGAGCTTATTAACAGTCGAAAAATTAGGCCATACATTTGGCGATCGCACATTATTTAAAGATGTATCCATGCGTTTACTAGCAGGAGAGCATGTTGGATTAGTCGGTGCAAACGGTGTTGGTAAATCAACATTTATGAATATTATTACTGGTCAACTTATCCATGATGAGGGTCGTGTAGAATGGACACCTGGTACGAATTACAGTTACTTAGACCAGCATACAATTTTAACACCAGGTCGTACAATTCGTGATGTATTAGCTGACGCGTTTTTACCTTTATTTGAAAAAGAAAAAGCTTTAAATGAAGTTGCAGAAAAAATGGGAACTGCAACACCAGAAGAATTAGAGGCACTTCTTGAGGAGATGGCGGAAATACAAGATGCTCTCGAAGCAGGTGGTTTCTATTTGCTAGATATGAAAATTGAAGAGGCAGCAAGAGGTCTTGGAATTGATGCAATCGGTTTAGATCGTGATGTTTCAGCACTAAGTGGTGGGCAACGTACAAAAGTATTGCTTGCAAAGCTATTACTTGAGCAACCAGAAGTGTTATTACTCGATGAGCCTACTAACTATTTAGACGTTGAACATATTCATTGGTTAACGAATTATTTAAAAGAATATCCACATGCATTCTTATTAATTTCTCATGATACGGAATTTATGAACAAATGCGTTGATGTTATTTTCCATCTAGAATTTACAAAAATGACGCGCTATACAGCGACATACGAAAAATTCCTAGAGTTAGCCGAAATTAATAAAAATCAACATATAAATGCTTATGAAAAACAGAAAGAGTTTATTAAAAAGCAGGAAGACTTTATTGCAAAGAACAAAGCTCGTTATTCAACGACAGGTCGTGCAAAAAGTCGTCAAAAACAACTTGATCGCATGGAGCGTATTGATCGCCCGGAAACAGCAATTAAGCCAGAATTCTCATTTAAAGAGTGTCGTGCAAGTAGCCGTTTCGTCTTTGAAGGCGAAGATGTAGAAATCGGATATACACATCCATTACTACCAAAGCTAACAATGACAATTGAACGCGGTGAAAAAATTGCCATCGTTGGTTGTAATGGTGTTGGTAAATCAACATTACTAAAAACGATTTTAGGAAAAATTAAACCTTTAAGCGGTAAAACAAGTCTTGGTGACTTCTTAGAGCCTGCATACTTCGAGCAAGAAGTAAAAGCTGATAATATAACACCAATTGATGACGTTTGGAACACATTCCCTAGCATGGACCAACATCAAGTTCGTGCAATGTTAGCGAAATGCGGATTAAAAAATGAGCATATCTCTCGCCCGCTAAATCAATTAAGTGGTGGCGAACAAGCAAAAGTTCGTTTATGTAAGCTAATGGGTGAAGAAAGTAACTGGATCCTATTTGATGAGCCAACAAACCATCTTGATGTTACAGCAAAGGAAGAACTTCAAAAAGCTCTGAAGGCATATAAAGGGACAATCCTTCTTGTATGTCACGAACCAGAATTTTATGAAGGCTGGATTACAAAAACTTGGAATGTTGAAGAATGGTCACAAAATAATTCTTAA
- the msrB gene encoding peptide-methionine (R)-S-oxide reductase MsrB gives MKQHWPKNNAHLKERLNEMQFYVTQENGTEPPFQNEYWNHKEEGLYVDIVSGEPLFTSFDKFDSGCGWPSFTKPVMSASVKEKMDVSHNMTRTEVRSKEGDSHLGHVFPDGPGPSGLRYCINSAALRFIPREDLEKEGYGDFLILFGNKK, from the coding sequence ATTAAACAACATTGGCCAAAGAATAATGCTCATTTAAAAGAAAGATTAAACGAGATGCAGTTTTATGTAACACAGGAAAATGGAACTGAACCGCCCTTTCAAAATGAATATTGGAATCACAAAGAAGAAGGGCTTTATGTAGATATTGTTTCGGGTGAACCATTATTTACTTCTTTTGATAAGTTCGATAGCGGCTGTGGATGGCCGAGTTTTACGAAACCAGTTATGTCAGCTAGTGTGAAAGAAAAAATGGATGTTAGCCATAATATGACGCGTACGGAAGTGAGAAGTAAGGAAGGAGATTCACATCTAGGGCATGTATTTCCAGACGGCCCAGGACCAAGTGGTCTTCGTTACTGTATTAATTCAGCGGCGCTACGTTTTATTCCAAGAGAAGATTTAGAGAAAGAAGGATATGGTGATTTCCTAATTTTGTTCGGAAATAAAAAATAA
- the lrgB gene encoding antiholin-like protein LrgB, which produces MTSTMTPYFGIVVSLIAYGIGTFLFKHSKGFFLFTPLFVAMVLGIVFLKVGNFTFEEYNTGGKMISFFLEPATIAFAIPLYKQVDKLKKYWWQILSAIVVGSICSVVVVFIVAKAIGLDTAVMNSMLPQAATTAIALPISESIGGIPAITSFAVIFNAVIVYALGALFLKTFRVKHPIAKGLALGTAGHALGVAVGIEMGEVEAAMASIAVTVVGVVTVVVIPMFMPFIG; this is translated from the coding sequence ATGACAAGCACAATGACTCCATATTTCGGGATCGTCGTTTCATTAATTGCATACGGAATTGGAACGTTTTTATTCAAACACTCAAAAGGATTCTTCTTATTTACACCATTATTCGTAGCAATGGTATTAGGGATTGTATTTTTAAAGGTAGGTAACTTTACCTTTGAGGAATATAATACGGGCGGAAAGATGATTAGTTTCTTCTTAGAACCAGCAACAATCGCATTTGCAATTCCATTATATAAACAAGTTGATAAGTTAAAAAAATATTGGTGGCAAATTTTATCGGCTATCGTGGTTGGATCTATTTGTTCAGTGGTTGTTGTGTTCATTGTCGCAAAAGCAATTGGTCTAGATACAGCTGTAATGAACTCAATGTTACCGCAGGCAGCAACAACAGCAATTGCATTACCAATCTCTGAAAGTATCGGTGGTATTCCAGCAATTACATCATTTGCAGTTATCTTTAATGCAGTTATCGTATACGCATTAGGAGCTTTATTCTTAAAAACATTTAGAGTTAAACATCCGATTGCTAAAGGTTTAGCTCTTGGAACAGCGGGACATGCATTAGGGGTTGCTGTAGGGATCGAAATGGGTGAAGTAGAGGCAGCTATGGCAAGTATTGCTGTAACAGTAGTTGGGGTTGTAACAGTAGTTGTCATTCCGATGTTTATGCCATTCATTGGGTAA
- a CDS encoding efflux RND transporter permease subunit: protein MNKLINFSLKNKFAVWLLTIIVTIAGIYSGMNMKLETIPDITTPIVTVTTVYPGATPEEVADKISKPMEEQLQNLSGVNVVSSSSYQNASSIQVEYDFDKNMEKAETEIKESLANVKLPEGVKDPKVSRVNFNAFPVISLSVASKNESLAALTENVEKNVVPGLKGLDGVASVQIAGQQVDEVQLVFKKDKMKELGLSEDTVKNMIKGSDVSLPLGLYTFKDTEKSVVVDGNITTIKALKELKIPAIPSSPNGQGNQNAGAGTQAPQMNPATMNGIPTVTLEDIADIKEVGKAESISRTNGKEAIGIQIVKAADANTVDVVNAVKDKVKDLEKKYKDLEIISTFDQGAPIEKSVETMLSKAIFGAIFAIVIIMLFLRNIRTTLISVVSIPLSLLIAVLVIKQMDITLNIMTLGAMTVAIGRVVDDSIVVIENIYRRMSLSEEKLRGKDLIREATKEMFIPIMSSTIVTIAVFLPLGLVKGMIGEMFLPFALTIVFALLASLLVAVTIVPMLAHSLFKKESMREKEVHHEEKPSKLANGYKRILEWALNHKIITSSIAVLLLVGSLALVPIIGVSFLPSEEEKMIIATYKPEPGQTLDDVEKIATKAEKHFQDKKDVKTIQFSLGGENPMSPGQTNQAMFFVQYDNDTKNFEKEKEQVVKDLQNMSGKGEWKNQDFGASGGSNEIKLYVYGDSSEEIKPVVKDIQNIMKKNKDLKDIDSSVAKTYAEYTLVADQEKLSKMGLTAAQIGMGLSNQHDRPVLTTIKKDGKDINVYVEAEKQNYETIDDLTNRKITTPLGNEVAVKDVMTVKEGETSNTVTHRDGRVYAEVSAKLTSDDVSKASAAVQKEVDKMDLPSGVDVSMGGVTQDIQESFKQLGLAMLAAIAIVYFVLVVTFGGALAPFAILFSLPFTIIGALVALLISGETLSVSAMIGALMLIGIVVTNAIVLIDRVIHKENDGLSTREALLEAGTTRLRPILMTAIATIGALIPLALGFEGSGLISKGLGVTVIGGLTSSTLLTLLIVPIVYEALSKFKKKKVK from the coding sequence ATGAACAAACTCATTAATTTCTCGTTAAAAAATAAGTTCGCGGTTTGGCTACTAACCATTATTGTTACCATTGCAGGCATTTATTCTGGGATGAATATGAAGTTAGAAACAATCCCTGATATTACAACGCCTATTGTAACAGTAACTACGGTTTATCCTGGTGCTACACCAGAAGAAGTAGCTGATAAAATTTCAAAACCAATGGAAGAGCAACTCCAAAATTTAAGCGGTGTAAACGTTGTTAGTTCATCATCTTATCAAAATGCATCTTCTATTCAGGTAGAATATGATTTTGATAAAAATATGGAAAAAGCCGAAACGGAAATTAAAGAATCGCTCGCAAACGTGAAACTGCCAGAAGGTGTGAAAGACCCGAAAGTCTCACGAGTAAACTTTAATGCCTTTCCTGTTATTTCATTAAGCGTAGCGAGTAAAAATGAATCTTTAGCTGCCTTAACAGAAAATGTAGAAAAAAATGTTGTTCCTGGATTAAAAGGACTTGATGGTGTCGCATCTGTTCAAATCGCAGGTCAACAAGTAGACGAAGTACAGCTTGTCTTCAAAAAAGATAAGATGAAAGAATTAGGTTTAAGTGAAGATACGGTAAAAAATATGATTAAAGGTTCGGACGTATCGTTACCACTTGGCTTATATACATTTAAAGATACGGAAAAATCAGTTGTTGTAGATGGTAACATTACAACAATTAAAGCATTAAAAGAATTAAAAATTCCAGCTATCCCTTCATCACCGAATGGTCAAGGTAATCAAAATGCTGGTGCTGGAACACAAGCACCACAAATGAATCCAGCCACTATGAACGGCATACCAACGGTTACATTAGAAGACATTGCTGATATTAAAGAAGTCGGAAAAGCAGAGTCTATTTCTCGAACAAATGGAAAAGAAGCAATTGGAATTCAAATTGTGAAGGCTGCTGATGCGAATACAGTTGATGTTGTAAATGCAGTTAAAGATAAAGTAAAAGACCTTGAGAAAAAATATAAAGACTTAGAGATTATTTCAACATTCGATCAAGGTGCGCCTATTGAAAAATCAGTCGAAACAATGCTTAGCAAAGCAATCTTTGGTGCTATCTTTGCGATTGTTATTATTATGTTGTTCCTGCGAAACATTCGAACAACGCTAATCTCTGTCGTTTCTATACCACTTTCTCTATTAATTGCAGTTTTAGTCATAAAACAAATGGATATTACGCTTAACATTATGACACTTGGAGCAATGACAGTCGCTATCGGACGTGTCGTCGATGACTCCATTGTTGTTATTGAAAATATTTACCGACGTATGTCGTTATCAGAAGAAAAATTACGTGGAAAAGATTTAATTCGTGAAGCTACGAAAGAAATGTTTATCCCAATTATGTCTTCTACAATTGTAACAATCGCTGTATTCTTACCTCTTGGGCTTGTAAAGGGTATGATTGGTGAAATGTTCTTACCATTTGCTTTAACAATTGTTTTTGCCCTACTTGCTTCCTTGCTTGTGGCAGTTACAATTGTGCCGATGCTAGCACATTCTTTATTTAAGAAGGAAAGCATGCGAGAAAAAGAAGTACATCATGAGGAAAAACCAAGCAAATTAGCAAACGGCTATAAACGTATACTTGAATGGGCTTTAAATCATAAAATCATCACATCAAGTATCGCTGTCCTTCTATTAGTTGGTAGTCTTGCACTTGTACCAATTATCGGTGTCAGCTTCTTACCATCTGAAGAAGAAAAAATGATTATCGCAACGTACAAACCTGAGCCAGGTCAAACGTTAGACGACGTTGAAAAAATTGCAACGAAAGCTGAAAAGCATTTCCAAGATAAAAAAGACGTCAAAACGATTCAATTCTCATTAGGCGGCGAAAACCCAATGAGCCCTGGTCAAACAAATCAAGCAATGTTCTTCGTTCAATATGATAACGATACGAAAAACTTTGAAAAAGAGAAAGAACAAGTCGTTAAAGATTTACAAAATATGTCTGGAAAAGGCGAATGGAAAAACCAAGATTTCGGAGCAAGTGGCGGTAGTAACGAAATTAAACTATACGTTTATGGAGATAGCTCTGAAGAAATTAAGCCTGTCGTGAAAGACATTCAAAATATCATGAAGAAAAATAAAGATTTAAAAGATATAGACTCTAGTGTTGCAAAAACATATGCAGAATATACTTTAGTCGCAGATCAAGAAAAGTTAAGTAAAATGGGGCTAACTGCTGCTCAAATTGGAATGGGACTTTCTAATCAACATGATCGCCCTGTTCTAACAACAATTAAAAAAGACGGTAAAGATATCAATGTATATGTCGAAGCTGAAAAACAAAATTATGAAACAATCGATGATTTAACAAATCGTAAAATTACAACACCACTTGGTAATGAAGTTGCTGTTAAAGATGTTATGACTGTAAAAGAAGGTGAAACTTCTAACACAGTAACACATCGTGATGGCCGTGTTTATGCGGAAGTTAGTGCAAAATTAACATCTGATGACGTTTCAAAAGCATCTGCCGCTGTTCAAAAAGAAGTGGATAAAATGGATCTTCCTTCTGGTGTAGATGTTTCTATGGGCGGTGTTACACAAGATATTCAAGAATCATTCAAACAACTTGGCTTAGCGATGTTAGCTGCGATCGCCATTGTATACTTCGTTCTTGTTGTTACATTTGGCGGTGCCCTTGCACCATTCGCAATTTTATTCTCGCTACCATTCACAATCATTGGTGCACTCGTTGCCTTATTAATCTCTGGCGAAACGTTAAGTGTATCTGCGATGATTGGGGCTCTTATGCTAATTGGTATCGTTGTAACGAACGCAATCGTTCTCATTGACCGTGTTATTCATAAAGAAAATGACGGCCTATCAACACGTGAAGCTTTATTAGAAGCTGGTACAACACGCCTGCGTCCTATCTTAATGACTGCAATTGCAACAATCGGGGCTCTTATCCCGCTTGCATTAGGATTTGAAGGTAGCGGCTTAATTTCTAAAGGACTTGGCGTAACAGTAATTGGTGGATTAACAAGTTCAACGTTATTAACACTTCTTATTGTTCCAATCGTTTATGAAGCACTAAGCAAATTTAAAAAGAAAAAAGTAAAATAA
- a CDS encoding oligosaccharide flippase family protein has translation MKTNKILKNASYLFVGNITVRFVLAIATIFFARYVSPKEYGMFTTALAVSAVICYFTDAGLTHTFMREGTRSNANISVLISSYLRIRLVLAIVISVLFAIFAQFFYPDAYLRAMVYWVVLPTMFGATLQGVGMAYFQVTERMQFTAIISVIQGVTAAAALLLGMSFKWSLMMVAAMYGISSLVTGLIAFIMVIRHTTVHKGWDKGILDQLLIFTINGIIIMLLPQLGPIILEKVSTYEQVGFFGAASKIPAVLYQIPGVIAAAFYPKLFAFGNEKNIDEHRKLSQFELKLMSFLGMGISIPFIADPSFWIVTLLGEEYAPAGDALAILAFMVILQSINYPLADNLTTIGQQWKRATTMGIGLAVAIISYIALGSQFGMMGAAVAAIITEITLLIGFTLFVRKGFTLLFKGIIFNTLAFIISYAIYRTVLINLPPLVALTLTGILYGIIGLAIDPQIRGLILGFVNKKLGR, from the coding sequence ATGAAAACAAATAAAATCCTTAAAAACGCCTCCTACCTATTTGTAGGAAATATTACTGTTCGATTTGTACTTGCTATTGCGACCATTTTCTTTGCAAGATATGTTTCACCAAAGGAGTATGGGATGTTTACAACTGCTTTAGCAGTTTCCGCTGTTATTTGTTATTTTACAGATGCAGGTTTGACACATACATTTATGCGTGAAGGAACGAGAAGCAACGCTAACATTAGCGTACTAATTAGTAGTTATTTACGTATTCGTTTAGTATTAGCTATCGTAATTTCTGTGCTCTTCGCTATTTTCGCTCAGTTCTTCTATCCTGATGCTTACTTACGTGCGATGGTATATTGGGTTGTACTGCCGACAATGTTTGGAGCCACTTTACAAGGTGTTGGGATGGCTTACTTCCAAGTAACAGAACGCATGCAATTTACAGCGATTATTTCTGTAATACAAGGTGTAACAGCCGCAGCTGCTCTTCTACTAGGAATGTCCTTTAAATGGTCACTTATGATGGTCGCTGCCATGTACGGGATATCCAGTCTCGTAACAGGACTCATCGCCTTTATAATGGTAATTCGCCATACAACAGTTCATAAGGGCTGGGATAAAGGCATTTTAGATCAATTGCTCATTTTCACAATCAATGGCATTATCATTATGCTCTTACCACAGTTAGGGCCTATTATATTAGAAAAAGTCTCAACATATGAGCAAGTTGGATTCTTTGGCGCTGCTTCCAAAATACCTGCTGTACTTTATCAAATACCCGGCGTAATTGCAGCAGCCTTTTATCCAAAATTATTTGCTTTTGGAAATGAAAAGAATATTGATGAACATAGAAAACTATCTCAGTTCGAATTAAAACTTATGTCTTTCTTAGGAATGGGAATCTCCATTCCATTTATCGCTGATCCAAGCTTTTGGATTGTTACTTTATTAGGTGAAGAATATGCACCAGCTGGTGATGCTCTTGCAATTTTAGCCTTTATGGTCATTTTACAATCCATCAACTATCCACTTGCTGATAATTTAACAACAATTGGTCAACAGTGGAAGCGTGCGACAACGATGGGGATTGGATTAGCTGTTGCCATTATAAGTTACATCGCATTAGGTAGCCAATTTGGAATGATGGGCGCTGCTGTGGCTGCTATCATTACCGAGATTACATTATTAATTGGATTTACTTTATTCGTTCGTAAAGGCTTTACATTACTATTCAAAGGAATAATATTCAATACACTAGCATTTATAATCAGTTACGCGATATACCGCACAGTATTAATTAACTTACCACCACTGGTAGCTCTAACACTTACTGGTATATTATACGGTATTATTGGCCTTGCAATTGATCCACAAATACGCGGGTTAATTTTAGGATTTGTAAATAAAAAGCTAGGTAGATAA
- a CDS encoding TetR/AcrR family transcriptional regulator, producing the protein MKEKERLIIEMAMKLFATKGVNATSVQEIVTACGISKGAFYLYFKSKDELLLATLRYYYDKIQKKMLDIEKESLLPREKFEKQLYFQFTDVQKHKEFIIMHARENAIPFNKEVEEFMVRMKLESHAFYRNSLLSIYGEKVSPYLLDLVIMVEGICHGYLQLIILNTPEIDLSYVSAFILKRIDNLVEGLLESSEEPVLHEERLGEFLCSSELIKEQVKEHFLSEIIVFKRTLADQLENDELLVTLDVLEAEMKLQNPRIPVIRGMLANLAVYPGLNEFRLRLTAYYNIKNPCI; encoded by the coding sequence ATGAAAGAAAAAGAGCGCTTAATTATAGAGATGGCTATGAAGTTATTTGCGACTAAGGGTGTAAATGCAACATCAGTACAAGAGATCGTCACAGCTTGTGGTATATCAAAAGGGGCTTTTTATTTGTATTTTAAATCGAAAGATGAGCTTTTATTAGCAACACTTCGATATTATTATGACAAAATCCAAAAGAAAATGCTGGATATTGAAAAAGAGTCGTTATTACCACGTGAAAAATTTGAAAAACAATTATATTTTCAGTTTACTGATGTGCAAAAACATAAAGAATTTATTATTATGCATGCAAGAGAAAATGCGATTCCATTTAATAAAGAAGTAGAAGAGTTTATGGTGCGGATGAAGTTAGAATCTCATGCATTTTATCGGAATAGCCTACTGTCTATTTATGGTGAAAAGGTCAGTCCATATTTATTAGATTTGGTAATTATGGTGGAAGGGATATGCCACGGCTATTTACAATTAATTATTTTAAATACGCCAGAAATTGATTTGTCCTATGTCTCAGCTTTTATTTTAAAAAGGATAGACAATTTAGTAGAGGGGCTTCTAGAATCTTCGGAGGAACCTGTCCTACATGAAGAGAGACTTGGAGAATTTCTTTGTAGTTCCGAGCTTATTAAGGAACAGGTGAAGGAACATTTTTTAAGTGAAATTATTGTATTTAAACGAACATTAGCTGATCAATTAGAAAATGATGAGTTACTTGTAACTTTAGATGTTTTGGAAGCAGAAATGAAATTGCAAAACCCAAGGATTCCAGTCATTAGAGGTATGCTTGCTAATTTAGCGGTATATCCTGGTTTAAATGAGTTTCGATTAAGGCTTACGGCATACTATAATATAAAAAATCCTTGCATATAG
- a CDS encoding TetR/AcrR family transcriptional regulator produces the protein MSPRRAVKQELTREMIMNVARDLFIKLGYQHTSMRKIATKLGYSHGAIYYHFKNKAELFYAMVEQDFQLLNQKLDEINDQNLPQEEQLKAVLFGFIEFGLQNQSHYEIMFLIRDDELKECLADSPNVSYEKFATVVSSLCNEKVNVMTIWSVFLSLHGFVAHYCGNDQTFEEVKGLAKVHVEFISKSLLM, from the coding sequence ATGTCGCCAAGAAGGGCAGTTAAACAAGAATTAACGAGAGAAATGATTATGAATGTAGCAAGAGACTTATTTATAAAATTAGGTTATCAGCATACTTCAATGCGTAAAATTGCAACAAAATTAGGATATAGCCATGGTGCCATCTATTATCATTTTAAAAATAAAGCAGAGCTTTTCTATGCGATGGTAGAGCAAGATTTTCAATTGCTAAATCAAAAATTAGATGAGATTAATGATCAAAATTTACCGCAAGAGGAACAATTGAAAGCTGTTTTATTTGGTTTTATTGAATTTGGTTTGCAAAATCAAAGTCATTATGAAATTATGTTTTTAATTAGGGATGACGAGTTAAAAGAATGTTTAGCGGATAGCCCAAATGTTAGTTATGAAAAGTTTGCTACTGTTGTATCTTCTTTGTGTAATGAGAAGGTAAATGTAATGACAATATGGTCTGTTTTTCTATCATTACATGGGTTTGTGGCACACTATTGTGGGAATGATCAAACATTTGAAGAAGTAAAAGGATTAGCTAAAGTACACGTGGAGTTTATTTCAAAATCGCTTCTTATGTAA